The DNA region GCGTCAATCCCAAAAACATCGAATCAACACTCGAACGTGGCAAATCAATCACTCCGGCAAACGGCTCCGGTGGAATTTCTCCCGGGATCAAAAGCTTACCTCTGACCAAAGCACCAGAAGAATAACGACCGCTTTTGTCTCTAACAAAAACCGAATAAAAATAGTCTGTGCGTTTTTCAACTTTTGAATCAACAAATCTCTCCCCTCGGCCTTCATAAACTAAATTTCCGTCAAAAGGATCTTTAGGGAAAAATTTTGGCGAACGAATAATCCTGATATTCTCAAAATTAACTGAAGGATTTTTCCAAGTCAAAATTATCTTTTCCTCATCCGCAAGAGCTCTTAAGTTAGAAACATTGAAAGGAAATTCGGGAAAAGAAATAGTCTTAAACTGCTGATTGTCCAAAATAATTTTCCGACCGAGCGCATCAACAATCTCTAATCGGAAAAAATACAAGACGCCGGGGTCAAGGTCCAAAACAGTAATTTGATGATTCGTCTTAAAAACAGAAGAGGCCAGAGAGCCAATTTCATAATCCGGAGTTTTACCCCAAAATAATACCGTTTTTGAGGGGATATTAGTTTCCAAATTTATGACTGCTTGATATAAATCCGGCTCTACGGAGAAATTTAAGACTTTCAAAAAAACATATTGACCTGTTTGACCGCGAGCTTGTTCTTCTTCCTCCTCTTCATCCAAAGGAAAAGTGGTGGCTGAAGCAGGATCAGATAACGGGCTGTCAGCCCCGGAGGTGTCAAAGGCCGAAACTTTGTAAGTATACAAAGTGTTTGGAGAAAGACCGGTGTCGCTATAAGAAGTTCCAGAAGTGGTATCAATCTCTACGTCATCCCTGAAAATTTTATAACCATTTACAGGCAGATCACCCTCAACCGCCGCATCCCAAGTCAAATTTATCCCTGAAGTGGAAACAGCAATAGCCGAAAGATTTTGTGGCGCTTCGGGTGGATTTTCTACAGTAATTATCTGACTGACCTTGAACTGACTTTCAGATTGTGCAGAAACAATTAAAGCTAAGAAAGCAAAGCTGGCTATTAAAATCTTTATTTGGAATGTAAGAAAATTTAATTTCATATATTCAATTTAAAGAGTGACGGCGGTTAAGGTTGTGGTCGCTACGTAAGTATCCGGCAAAAGAATCGGGTTGTGATTTGCAGAGACTATTGCCCTGAAACGCAGAGTCGAAGTCGCGCCGGAGATCGGTGTTCTTGATGTCGTACTAATTATCGTCCTTGGTGTGGTGGTCGCCGAAATCCAGCAGTTATCGTCGGTTTCAGTTGAGCCGGTGTTGCAGGCATTCGAACCATTGTTCCTAAATGCGGCCACAATTTCACCGGTTGTTGAGGCATTGATGGTATAAGCAAACGCCGAAGAATTCGCTGGTGCCGAATTAAAATTAAAATCCGGCACCTCCGGAGTAGCGGTGTTTAGATGAAAAATGGTACCAGCATTTTCATTTCCAATCATGCCGTCATCAGAATCGGTTTTTATGGTGACAGAGAAACCAGCGGCATTATCGGTCTTTACAATAAACTGAGCACCACCATTTGAAGTCCCCCCAGTCAATCCGCCCAACGCCGGAGACAAAGTGATATCGTCAACAGAAGTAATTGATATAAACACCCCCTGCATTTGCTGATATCCGGCTTTGAGTCTATAAGACGCGCTTTCAGAAATACCGGTTGCCAATTCACCAATCGTACTTTCTTCAAAATAATTTGCACTTTGAGACCTAAGACCGCCGATATTCAGACTATCACTCTGCACTCTATAGCTATTACTCTCCATCACAAATGCACTAACTTCAATATAAAAAAACACGGCAAGCAACAAGCTAAAGAAAAGTGTTGTTATTGTTGCGTTTTTCTTTTTTTTTTGGTTTCTTTGAAAAGACATATTCCACAGCTTGTCCACAAAATTAAATCTTTTGAAACTTGTCAAGTCTTAAACCATTTGCTAGCTTTAGTACAACAAAAGACCTCGTAGTTAGAGTTTCAATTGGTCTTGGGACCCGCTCGGGTCTTTTGTTTTTTTGTAATATGTTATCTTTGTTCATCCATTGGCTTTTTTCTAAATTCAAATCTCTTGGTTAAAAATCTAATAGTAAGAACCAAAATAAGCACAATGATAAGGAAAACAAGTATTAATTTCCAAGGCAAAACAAAAAATATAAAACTCTCTTCATCAATGATGTCGTTATAACTACGGTTTACAAAAGCGTGAGCATTGTAAACACCGAAAGCCCATCCCGTTTCCCAGACAACCTCTCGCAAACGCAAAGAGTCAGGCATAGAAAACCAAGGATCCATCTCAATTACTTCAACCTCTTTACCAAGAACGTTATTTATCCGAATCTCGCCATAAGGAGCAAGGTGGATACTTCCGGAATTCTCAAACAAGATTTCAAATGGTACCGGAGTCGAACCAAAAATTCTTTTCCCGGCTTTTGTCCTAAAGGTTTGCATTTCCCCCTCCTCATCTACCTCTCCCGGTATTCTTACAAAAAAGAGAGTACCGATTCTTGAAATGATGGCTGCCCCACCTCTGACATCTCCGTCGCCTCGCTCTGACGGCTTTGACACTGTACTGATTACAACACTGCCGTATCGACCCCCAGGTTCTTCATCATAAGGAATTGAAACTGTTATTGGGATTCTTGCCCTCTCTCCGTGTTTCAAAGAAAATTCAAAAGCTGGCACTTTGATGTAATCTTTCAAGGAATAGGGGCCTCTTTCGCTCCCCAATAAAATAACTGTCTGGTCAGAACTCCTTGAACCGGTAAAATCTTCTATTTCTATGAGAAAGATCCTTTCCTCACCCATTCTGTTTGTGACATCCAATTTGAAATTTCTGGTTTCTCCAGGAGTAAGTGAGGCATCAAATTTTCCAGGCCCAACAACAAAATCACCGAGAACACCAACATTTTCTCCTAAACTTTCAATGCTAATTTCTGTATTCCGAACGAAAGTATTGTTTGGCTCTTGAGAAAATACTGTTGAGGCCGGAAAAATCAGCGCAAAACTCCCAAGCAATAAAGCTGAAAAAACAAATAATATTAACGCCGGTAAACTAAGTTTTTTATCTTGAAATTCAGAATTCATATTAATTTATTATTTCATTGTTGCGGTCAGCGTGGTTGTCGCAGTATATGTATCAATCGGCAGAAGCGGATCCGGATTCTCTCTTACTACCACTCGGAAAAAAATAGTTGAGGTCGCGCCGTAAAAATCAGTGTTGGTATTACTGTCCAATATCGTAAATGGGATTGACGAAGTGGCGGAAATCCAACACTTTAAAGCCGCTTGATTAGAACCTGTGTTGCAAGCCGAACCATTATCCTTGAATTTTGTCGCGAGATAATCGGTAGAAGAAGCGTTTACGGTGTAGGCAAATCTAGCCGTGTTAACAGCAACCGTCGTATCATCAAAGTCAAAATCCGGAACACCAGGTGTCGTCTCTACAAGATGTGGAATGACTCCAGCGGTCGATTCTCCCTCCATCCCGTTTGTGGAAGAGGCGGTTAGAGTTACGGTCCAACCAGCAGTATTATTGGTCATAACCACAAATTGCGTCCCACCATTTGAAGTTCCACCGGTCAAACCTCCAAGAGAGGGGCTCAAAGTCACATCCGACGGCGCGACCTTAAATGTTATTTCAGCAGTTATGCTCTGGCTTATTTCAAACTGTCCGGAACCTCTTGTTATGTTTGGTTCAACATAAGCAAAACCAATTGGCACCAACAAAGCAGAGACCATCGTAATCGCTAAGCTTTCTTTGAATAATTTTTTGAAACTAGTCATCTTAAATTTTGAATTAATAAAGCTAATAATAAGTTGTTTGTTTCTAATAAATTCGACTTTTTTGTTTTTATCTTTCATCTTTAAAATTAATTAAACTTCTAATTTGAAAACAAATTTTAACACACTATTTTTTGGGAACCATCACATAAAAATATTCCTCTTCGGTCGGTTCGGCAAAAACTGGTTTTATTACTCCGGCTACCCCACTCTCATCCGGCACAAATTCAATCTCGTCAGAAAAAGAATCTCTCAAATAATTTTTTACCTTGGAAAAGGCGTCAGAGTTTTCATTACTGTGAATTGGGATAGTCACAACTCCTCTCTCATCTAATGTCAAAGAGGAAAAATTATTTTCTGCGACAGCATTATCTTTTTTTGCGATTTTATTTTTAGAACTCAAGAAAGAAAAGGATTTAGAAAATTTTTCAAAACCACTCTTCATAACAAATTTAAAATTATCCGAACCTCTTTTGACTGCATCTTTTATGGACGAGCTTGAAAATTCGGGATTCACAATTTTTATTAGATCAGTCGTCATGGATTGAAAACTATCAGCAACAATCGGCTCTCCTTTTTTCAAGACATTAGCAACATCAAAAACCAAGACAGAGACCGAAACAACAACAAAAACTGCAATAAAAAAATTGGAGACTGTTCTTTGTAAAGAAAAGTTTCTAGCTAGTCGATCAGCTATTAAAGACTCACTTCTTAAAGATTGAAAAACTATCTTTTGATTATCGTCAAAAAATCCTTCCGATTTCAGACTAGTTGTCTTGAGTTCTTTATTAGATACTTCACGGATAAGCGGGGACGATTTCTTCCTACCTGATTTCAGGTGGTTAATAAGAGAGCTTTCTTCAACAAACCAAGTCCTGCTAACCAACCGACAATCCAGTTTACCTGCTCGACAAAGCTGTCCGAGATAATCAGAATTATAGCCACTTTTTTTTGAAACTCGGCTAGCCGAGATATATTTCTTGCCTTCTAAATTTAACTCTTTTTCCACCACTAAATTATAATGCAAAAAAGTCTTATCATTAAACTAAAAAAGAGATATCTGTGGATAAATCACCGAAGAAATATTTCTATTGGGTGTAGTAACAAAACAAACCAGATCTTTTAGAAAACACTGTAATTATCTTAAAAAATCACAGAACACCCTGAAGGTGTGATGTTACCCGACAGTAATCACCTGATCGATTGTCCTAGTCAATTAGTCAAACAATTTAATATTTAGATTAAACATTAATAAACAATACTTATTGTGGATATTTTGATTGACAATCTTATTAAGGTTTTATAACCTATAATCAAATGGAGAGAAAGTTTATAACTATAAAACAAGCATCTGATATTCTTGGAGTCTCAACCCTAACCCTTAGAAATTGGGACAAGAGTGGTAAGTTTAAAGCTCTAAGGCATCCAATAAACAACTATCGGGTTTACGAATTGTCAGAAATAGAGAGATTAATTTCCGAGATGAAAAACGCCAACAACCAGAGATTCGGTAAACGGACGAAAAAACTTGAAATAAAACACCTGGATTAATTAAACCAAGAGATCTAAGAATAAATCCTTCAAGACCTGCGGATTTCCAGCACCTCTAGTTTCTTTCATCCCTTGCCCTACCAAGTATTGTAAAACTGATTCTTTTCCACTCCTGTATTCCTCAACAACCTTTGGATTCTCTTCTATTATTTTTCGAACAATTTCTTTTAATTCTCCCTCGTCACTTTTCTGTAAAAGATTATTTTCTTCCGCGATCTTTTCTACATCGCCACCCTCGCCTACGAGAATTGCAAGAATATCTTTTGCACCACGCGAAGATATTTTATTTTCCTTGACCATCATCATTAATTTGATGAACTCAAGATGATCTATGTCTAAATCTACTCCCCGCTTCGCAAGCCCCACCATATCTGAAGTTATGTAGTTCACAGACAACTTTACGATTTCAACGTCACCAGAAAACTTTAAGATTTTTTGAAACAGACCATCAAAAAATTTATTGCGCGACTGGAGGAAAAAATTTATGTCTTCAGTTTTTAATCCCAAATCTTCATACCTGCCCCTTTTCTCCCAAGGCAATTCTGGAATTTCTTTAAGTAACAGTCCCCTATCAAATTCTGGAATTTGGCTTATGTAGAGCTTAGGTAAATCTGGATCTGGAAAATATCGATAGTCGTGGGAAGACTCTTTCGCTCTTTGAACAAAGGTCTCTTCCTTTTTCTCGTCCCACCCTCTAGTTTCTTGTTGTACCCGACCCCCGCCTTCAAGCAGTTCAATTTGCCTTTTTATTTCATATTTAATTGCCTGCTCCACACTCTTGAAAGAGTTTAAATTCTTTACCTCAACCTTAACCCCAAGTTCTTTGCCAACACCAACAGAAATATTTGCTTCAATTCGCATTTCACCTTTTTCCATATTGGAATCAGAGGCTCCGAGATACTGCAACAAAAGCTGTAATTCTTTAGCAAAAGCAGAAGCGTCTTCTGCCGAATGTATGACCGGTTCGGTAACAAGTTCCAAAAGAGGAAGCCCTGCTCGATTGAAGTCAACAAGACTGTATTCGCCACGCTCATGTAAGGATGTCGCCGTGTCTTCTTCAAGATGAATTCTTGTGAGACTTATCTTGTTTATTTCCCCACCAGAAACCAGTGGATACTTATACTGACTTATTTGATAACCCTTTGGAATGTCTGGGTAAAAATAATTTTTTCGGTCAAACTCAGTAAAATCCGCAAGGTTTCCACCAACAGCAAGACCGACCTTCAAAACATGTTTGACGGCTTCTTTATTTATTGTCGGCAGAGTCCCCGGTTGTCCGGTGCAGATCGGACAAATATTTTTATTCGGCTCGGATTCATCCGGATTATTTTTGGAGTTGCAGAACATTTTAGTTTCCGTCTTCAACTCCGCATGGATTTCCAAACCAATTGTTGGAATATAATTATTCATTATTTAGAACATCGCTACTGCGATATTCTAGCAAAGAGATGGAGTGCAACCAAACCTTCATTCTCACAAAAGTACCGAAACAAAAAAGAGTGGGGGCTTAGGAACCGAGAATTTCAGCATGTTAGTTTATTTTTTTAAAATAAAAGCTGTATTTTTTTAATTTTGAAAAATTAGAGCCAACTCAAGAAAAACTTAAGGGAACCGTGAATTTAGTATGGGAGTTTTGAAATAAATATTAAGGTTTATTAATCTTATTTTTTGCTCTTTAACGCCTTTTTGGCAAGCTCGACAGCAGACTCTTTTGATTCAGCGACTACCAAAAAGAGCTTCTTATGGCAAAAGGAAGCCCCTTTCACACCACTAGCGACTTCCAAATCCTCGCCTTTCAGGCCACCCCAAGACTGTGGAAAAGTCACCCTGCTTTCAAAGCCAAAACGATTTTTCTTGACTGTTGAGATGTTCCACCTTCCGTCACTACTAGGAAATATTACAAATTTTGGTTTTTTGAAATCAAACAAAAAATCCTTCCAAGGATAGTATTTATCAAAAATAATAATTTCTTTATTCTTGCTATTTTTATATGTCCTTAAAACTATTTTTTTAGCAATTAATACAGATTTGGTTTTTTTAATCTCTCTTAATAGTATTTTTTCAGCGACCCTAACAGCTTCG from Candidatus Paceibacterota bacterium includes:
- a CDS encoding fibronectin type III domain-containing protein is translated as MKLNFLTFQIKILIASFAFLALIVSAQSESQFKVSQIITVENPPEAPQNLSAIAVSTSGINLTWDAAVEGDLPVNGYKIFRDDVEIDTTSGTSYSDTGLSPNTLYTYKVSAFDTSGADSPLSDPASATTFPLDEEEEEEQARGQTGQYVFLKVLNFSVEPDLYQAVINLETNIPSKTVLFWGKTPDYEIGSLASSVFKTNHQITVLDLDPGVLYFFRLEIVDALGRKIILDNQQFKTISFPEFPFNVSNLRALADEEKIILTWKNPSVNFENIRIIRSPKFFPKDPFDGNLVYEGRGERFVDSKVEKRTDYFYSVFVRDKSGRYSSGALVRGKLLIPGEIPPEPFAGVIDLPRSSVDSMFLGLTLGDFKFIQGDEIAKLERGNIVVVNGDRALKVSLPYEKVPEVLKTLTVTLTHPVDPSLVFSFLLRVNENRSAYEASIAPLGEEGTFGLHVAVLDHKNRGLRKINGILKSILPFPPIAFPNFPWLPITFWLSLLFILLFVAWKFRPRIFKINYENIA
- a CDS encoding MerR family DNA-binding transcriptional regulator, whose amino-acid sequence is MERKFITIKQASDILGVSTLTLRNWDKSGKFKALRHPINNYRVYELSEIERLISEMKNANNQRFGKRTKKLEIKHLD
- the gatB gene encoding Asp-tRNA(Asn)/Glu-tRNA(Gln) amidotransferase subunit GatB — protein: MNNYIPTIGLEIHAELKTETKMFCNSKNNPDESEPNKNICPICTGQPGTLPTINKEAVKHVLKVGLAVGGNLADFTEFDRKNYFYPDIPKGYQISQYKYPLVSGGEINKISLTRIHLEEDTATSLHERGEYSLVDFNRAGLPLLELVTEPVIHSAEDASAFAKELQLLLQYLGASDSNMEKGEMRIEANISVGVGKELGVKVEVKNLNSFKSVEQAIKYEIKRQIELLEGGGRVQQETRGWDEKKEETFVQRAKESSHDYRYFPDPDLPKLYISQIPEFDRGLLLKEIPELPWEKRGRYEDLGLKTEDINFFLQSRNKFFDGLFQKILKFSGDVEIVKLSVNYITSDMVGLAKRGVDLDIDHLEFIKLMMMVKENKISSRGAKDILAILVGEGGDVEKIAEENNLLQKSDEGELKEIVRKIIEENPKVVEEYRSGKESVLQYLVGQGMKETRGAGNPQVLKDLFLDLLV